In the Loxodonta africana isolate mLoxAfr1 chromosome 1, mLoxAfr1.hap2, whole genome shotgun sequence genome, one interval contains:
- the LOC100655054 gene encoding olfactory receptor 2W1-like — translation MGQNNDSSLNGFVLLGFSDHPKLEMLLSGVVTIFYLIILAGNIAIILASLLDSHLHTPMYFFLRNLSFLDLCFTTFIPQILVNLWRPNKTITFVGCVIQLYVYMWLGSIECLLLAVMSYDHFIAICKPLHYLVIMNPHLCLKMIIMVWGISLGCSLALCSLTLNLPRCGNNTLNHFLCELPAMIKIACVDTTAAEMSVFALGIIFVLTPLFLILISYGYIARAVLRMKSKAGQQKAINTCGSHLTVVSIFYGTIIYMYLQPGNSTSKDQGKFLTLFYTIITPSLNPLIYTLRNKDMKDALKKLISVAYESTKMKRKWKS, via the coding sequence ATGGGCCAAAACAATGATAGTTCTCTAAATGGTTTTGTTCTGCTTGGCTTCTCTGATCATCCCAAACTGGAGATGTTGCTGTCAGGAGTTGTCACCATCTTCTATTTAATTATATTGGCGGGTAACATAGCAATCATTCTTGCATCTCTTCTGGATTCCCACCTGCACACACcaatgtattttttcctcaggAATTTATCTTTCCTAGACCTGTGTTTCACCACCTTCATACCCCAGATCCTTGTTAACTTGTGGCGGCCTAATAAGACCATCACCTTTGTGGGCTGTGTCATTCAACTCTATGTTTATATGTGGTTGGGCTCCATTGAGTGCCTTCTCTTGGCTGTTATGTCCTATGATCACTTTATAGCTATTTGTAAACCCTTGCATTATTTGGTAATCATGAATCCACACCTATGCCTCAAGATGATTATCATGGTATGGGGTATTAGCTTGGGCTGTTCTCTAGCATTATGTTCACTTACCTTGAATTTACCTAGATGTGGAAACAACACTTTAAATCATTTCTTGTGTGAATTGCCAGCTATGATCAAGATCGCATGTGTAGACACAACGGCAGCTGAAATGTCTGTTTTTGCTTTAGGCATTATCTTTGTCCTTACACCCCTGTTCCTTATTCTTATATCCTATGGTTACATTGCTCGAGCTGTGCTAAGAATGAAGTCAAAAGCAGGCCAGCAAAAAGCAATTAATACTTGTGGATCTCATCTCACTGTGGTGTCCATCTTTTATGGAACTATCATCTACATGTACCTGCAGCCAGGTAACAGTACCTCCAAAGACCAGGGCAAGTTCCTCACTCTCTTTTACACCATCATCACTCCAAGTCTCAACCCCCTCATCTATACCTTGAGGAATAAGGACATGAAGGATGCACTGAAGAAACTCATAAGTGTTGCCTatgaatctacaaaaatgaagaggaaatggaaatcaTAG